In a genomic window of Roseiflexus castenholzii DSM 13941:
- a CDS encoding CaiB/BaiF CoA transferase family protein — translation MNHVPLTGITVLDLSRLIPGPYATLLLAQMGAHVIKVEPPGMGDYLRLLPPHGPDGMNPIFTALNRGKQSIVVDLNDAAGQRILRELAKRADVLVESFRPGVLDRFGVGLELLRHDNPRLITCSLAGYAADSPLASAPGHDLTYQAVAGALRLTAAPPTLPALPLADLAGGLFAALGILAALAARHISGEGQHVPVTLEESIGALLVLEHSEIDMPMRFGDMLRGSRAGYRLYRCSDGRYLALAALEEKFWNAFCNAVGRSAWRARFAEFDQEPLAAEVAALLAERPAREWEALLLAADVPCAVVATLAEARRYAPLPFAAGGAPPEAPAPKHGEHTGAVLREWKIA, via the coding sequence ATGAACCATGTGCCACTGACCGGCATAACGGTGCTTGACCTCTCACGACTGATCCCTGGTCCGTATGCAACCCTTCTCCTGGCGCAGATGGGGGCGCATGTCATCAAAGTCGAGCCGCCGGGCATGGGCGATTACCTGCGCCTGCTGCCGCCGCACGGTCCTGACGGGATGAACCCGATCTTCACGGCGCTGAATCGAGGCAAACAGAGTATCGTTGTCGATCTGAACGATGCTGCGGGACAGCGCATCCTGCGCGAACTGGCGAAACGCGCCGATGTGCTGGTGGAAAGTTTTCGTCCTGGCGTGCTGGATCGTTTCGGCGTCGGACTCGAGTTGCTGCGCCATGACAATCCGCGCCTGATCACCTGTTCGCTGGCAGGGTATGCCGCCGACAGTCCGCTGGCGAGTGCGCCAGGACATGATCTGACCTATCAGGCGGTGGCCGGCGCACTCCGTCTGACAGCAGCGCCACCGACTCTGCCGGCGCTGCCGCTAGCCGATCTGGCGGGCGGCTTATTTGCCGCACTGGGCATTCTGGCGGCGCTGGCGGCGCGCCACATCAGCGGCGAAGGACAACACGTTCCGGTGACGCTCGAAGAGAGCATTGGCGCACTGCTTGTGCTGGAACATTCCGAGATAGATATGCCGATGCGGTTTGGCGATATGCTGCGCGGCAGTCGCGCCGGGTATCGGCTCTACCGATGCAGCGACGGTCGTTATCTGGCGCTGGCGGCGCTCGAAGAAAAGTTCTGGAATGCGTTCTGCAACGCAGTTGGACGGAGCGCGTGGCGCGCGCGTTTTGCCGAGTTCGATCAGGAACCGTTGGCTGCCGAGGTTGCCGCGCTGCTGGCAGAACGACCGGCGCGTGAATGGGAAGCGCTGCTGCTCGCCGCCGATGTGCCGTGCGCAGTGGTAGCGACGCTGGCGGAAGCGCGGAGATATGCGCCGCTGCCGTTTGCCGCCGGAGGCGCGCCGCCGGAAGCGCCGGCGCCGAAACACGGCGAACACACCGGAGCAGTGCTGCGCGAATGGAAGATCGCATAA
- a CDS encoding VOC family protein, with product MSDEKKQQFNVYLPPSLIRAIKHAAIDRGVSLSRLVETTLRAALEEPPAASQQSAQTAAIPLTPMPIISTRFFDDAVDFYQRLGFQVIVRDRVRKWAELRMGDMLLGIHEVADADASADAGAASPPSVTLTFDCRDVLENILLYLVSRRIYLLGAPIVDETFGRSYSIRDPDGRRIELVERDRTLYD from the coding sequence ATGAGTGATGAGAAAAAACAACAGTTCAATGTCTACCTGCCGCCATCGCTGATTCGCGCCATCAAGCACGCGGCGATCGATCGTGGCGTCTCGCTCTCGCGCCTGGTCGAAACGACGCTGCGCGCGGCGCTCGAAGAACCGCCAGCCGCTTCACAACAGTCCGCTCAAACTGCGGCAATCCCTTTGACACCCATGCCGATTATCTCCACCCGCTTTTTTGACGACGCTGTTGATTTCTACCAGCGCCTCGGCTTCCAGGTGATAGTGCGTGATCGTGTGCGCAAATGGGCAGAACTACGCATGGGTGATATGCTGTTGGGCATTCACGAAGTGGCCGATGCTGACGCGAGCGCCGACGCCGGAGCCGCGTCTCCCCCGTCGGTGACCCTGACGTTCGACTGTCGCGACGTCCTGGAGAATATCCTCTTATATCTGGTGAGTCGCCGCATTTATCTCCTGGGTGCGCCGATCGTCGATGAAACGTTTGGTCGGTCGTACAGCATCCGTGATCCTGATGGACGCAGGATTGAACTCGTCGAGCGGGATCGCACCCTGTACGACTGA
- a CDS encoding histidine phosphatase family protein: MTTFYIIRHGQTDWNLQGRWQGKADIPLNEAGRAQARSLAGHLDRRRICFDAIYSSDLLRAWETATLIADRLNVEPTPLPALREIDVGAWSGLTRDEVVARFHDLWERLHSGEDVPRGGNGETFGQLYDRVVGAVERLIREQPGQTIALVTHGGPARALLLHAARDKVGVLPRPLHISNTSLSVVACTANDWRILAVNDTSHLDSAREAPDMMETQVDDAERA; the protein is encoded by the coding sequence ATGACCACCTTCTACATCATCCGGCATGGTCAGACCGATTGGAATCTCCAGGGACGCTGGCAGGGCAAGGCGGATATTCCGCTCAATGAAGCAGGACGTGCGCAGGCGCGGAGTCTGGCGGGGCATCTTGATCGCCGACGCATCTGTTTCGATGCCATCTATAGCAGCGATCTGCTGCGAGCATGGGAGACTGCAACGCTGATCGCGGACAGGTTGAACGTTGAACCTACGCCGCTGCCGGCGCTGCGCGAGATTGACGTTGGCGCGTGGAGCGGGCTGACCCGCGATGAGGTCGTGGCTCGATTTCACGATCTGTGGGAACGGTTGCACTCGGGTGAGGATGTGCCGCGTGGCGGCAATGGTGAAACCTTCGGGCAACTCTATGACCGTGTCGTTGGCGCGGTTGAACGATTGATACGCGAGCAACCAGGACAAACCATCGCCCTGGTGACGCACGGTGGTCCGGCACGCGCGTTGCTGCTCCATGCGGCGCGCGATAAGGTCGGCGTGTTGCCGCGCCCATTGCACATCAGCAATACATCGTTGTCGGTTGTAGCGTGCACAGCAAACGATTGGCGCATCCTCGCAGTGAACGACACGTCGCACCTCGACAGCGCACGTGAAGCGCCTGATATGATGGAGACGCAAGTCGATGATGCGGAGCGGGCATGA